The sequence CCCCCCAGGGCTGGGACCACCTGATGAAGCACCTGCGCGGACGCGGCTTCACCGAGCCGGAGCTGCTCGCGTCCGGGCTCGTGAGCCAGGGGCAGCGCGGCGTGTACGACCGGTTCCGCGGGCGCCTGGTCTGGCCCATCCGCGAGGTCACGGGGGAGACGATCGGCTTCGGCGCCCGCCGGCTCTTCGACGAGGACTCCGGGCCCAAGTACCTCAACACCCCGGAGACCCCGCTCTACCGCAAGTCGCACGTCCTGTACGGCCTCGACCTGGCCAAGCGCGACATGCAGCGCACCAAGCAGGTGGTGGTGGTCGAGGGGTACACGGACGTCATGGCGATGCACCTGTCCGGGGTCGGCACGGCCGTGGCGACGTGCGGCACCGCCTTCGGCTCCGACCACACCCGCATCGTCCGTCGGCTCGTGGGGGACAGCGGCTCGACGAGCGGGGTCCAGCTCGCGACCGGGGCGTCGGTCGGCGGCGAGGTGATCTTCACGTTCGACGGCGACGAGGCCGGCCAGAAGGCGGCCCTGCGTGCGTTCGGGGAGGACCAGACGTTCGCGGCCCAGACCTTCGTCGCGGTCGAGCGCAGCGGCCTGGACCCCTGCGAGCTCCGGCAGAGCCGCGGTCCCGACGCGGTGCGCGCGCTGGTCGCCGGCCGGCAGCCGCTCTTCGCGTTCGTGCTGCAGGCGACGCTGCGCTCGTTCGACCTCGCGACGGCCGAGGGGCGGGTGGCGGCGCTGCGCGCGGCGGCCCCGGTGGTCGCCGGCATCCGGGACGCGGCGCTGCGCCCCGAGTACACGCGCCTGCTGGCCGGCTGGCTGGGCATGGAGGACCAGGGGGCGGTGCGCCAGGCGGTCGCGGCGGCGGGCCGGCCCGCGGCGCAGGCGCGCGGCAGCCAGGCACCGGGGCGTCAGGACCCGCCGCAGCGGCGACCGCAGCGCCCGGCGGATCCCGTCACGCAGCTCGAGCGCACGGCTCTCGAGGTGGTCCTCCAGGCGCCCGCGCTGGTCCCGCCGGAGTTCGACGAGCTCGCGGCCGACGCCTTCGCGGCGCCCGCCCACCGCGCGGTGCACGAGGCCGTGCGCGCCACGGGCGGCGTCGGCGCGGGCCGCGCGCTCGTCGGTGCGGACGGCAGCTCGACGGCATGGGTCGGTGCGGTGCTCGAGGAGGCGGCCGAGGCCGTGCGTCCGCTCGTCACGGAGCTGGCGGTCGCGCCGCTGCCCGAGGACCGGCCGGAGGCGGTGGCCGACTACGTGCGCGGCGTGGTGCTGAGGCTGGTCGAGGTCGGCTTCACGCGGCACATCGCGGAGCTGCGCGGGCGGCTCCAGCGCATGGATGCGGCCGAGGACCCGGCGGGCTACCAGGCGGCGTTCGCCGAGCTGGTGGCGCTCGAGGGCCGCCGCCGCAGCCTGCGCGAGAGCGCCTGACGCACCCACCGGGACGGGCGCGGGCATCGTCTGCCCGTCTTTAGTGAGAACGAGTCGCAGTATCTGTTAACGTTCCTCTCGCTCGAGCACGCTCGGCGCTGCCGGTCCGCCGGACGACGCCGGCTCCTGCCCCGACGAGAAGGAAGGAGGGGTCCCACCCGGGACCCCGATCACCCCATGACGAACACGACCCACCCCGGGCCGCGCGCCGCGGCCCGCCTGACCCGGCGCCGCGCCGCACGGGCGCTGGCCCTCGCGGTGCCTCTCGCCCTGCTGGCGGCCTGCGGCGACGCCGCCGACCCGGCTGCGACCGGCTCATCCACGCCCGGACCCTCGACCGCGGCGGGCGACCCGACGAGCACCCCGACGAGCACGCCCGTCGCCACCGAGCGCGACGCCGCCACCCCGCGCCTCGTGCTCACCTACGACGGCGGGCTCGTCGTGCTCGACGCGACGTCGCTGGAACCGGTGGCGACGCTCGACGCCGAGGGCTTCACGCGGGTGAACCCCGCGGGCGACGGCCGGCACGTGCTGGTCTCGACGACGGGCGGCTTCCAGGTCCTCGACGCCGGCACCTGGTCCCAGGCGCACGGTGACCACGCGCACCACTACACGGCCGACCCGGCTCTGACGGACCTCACGTACGCCGCCGCCGAGCCGGGCCACGTCGTCGTGCACGACGGCCGCACCGCGCTGTTCGACGACGCCACGGGGCACGTGACGGTGCTGAACTCCGCGGACGTCGCCGACCCGGCGGCCGTGCTGCGCGAGCACACCACACCCGCCGCCCACCACGGCGTCGCGGTCGAGCTCGACGACGGCACGCTCGTCGTCTCCGACGGCACCGCCGACGAGCGCACCGGCGTCCGGGTGCTCGACGCGCACGGCGCGGAGCTCACCGCGTCCGACGCGTGCCCCGGCGTGCACGGCGAGGCCGTCGCGGCGGACGACGCGGTGGTCGTCGGGTGCGAGGACGGCGTCCTGGTGGTCCACGACGCGCAGGTCACGAAGGTCGACGCCCCCGACGCCTACGGCCGGATCGGCAACCAGGCGGGGCACGAGAGCTCCCCGATCGTCCTCGGCGACTACAAGAGCGACCCCGACGCCGAGCTCGAGCGGCCGACGCGCGTCGCGCTCGTCGACACGCGGGACGCCGCGCTGCGCCTGGTGGACCTGCCCGCGAGCTACACCTTCCGCTCGCTCGCGCGCGGCGACGACGGCGAGGCGATCGTCCTCGGCACCGACGGCGCGCTGCACGTGATCGACCCCGAGACCGGCGAGATCGTGCGCTCGGTCCCCGTGGTCGACGCGTGGCAGGAGCCCGAGGACTGGCAGCAGCCCCGCCCGGCCGTCCGCGTGCACGCGGGCACCGCGTACGTGACCGACCCCGCGGCGCGCGCGGTGCACGCCGTGGACGTGCAGACCGGTGAGGTGTGGCGCTCCGTCGAGCTCGACGTGGTGCCCAACGAGATCGCCGTGGTCACGGGCGACGTCCCGCCGTCCGCGCACGGCGGCGCGCTGCCCGACGAGCACGCGCACGACGAGCACGCGCACGACGAGCACGCGCACGACGAGCACGCGCACGAGAACGACTGACGGAGAGGCCCCCGATGCGTACCCCCATCCGCCGCGGCTCGCGCGCGGCCACCCCGATCGCGGCCGGCGCGCTGGCCGTCGGACTGCTCGCCGGCGCGTGCGCGGCGGGTGGGGCGTCCGCGCAGGACGACGACCGCGTGCACGTCGTCGTCTCCTCCTACCCGCTGCAGTACGTCGCCGAGCGCGTGGGCGGAGCGCGTGTCGACGTCGTGAACCTGACCCCGCCCTCGTCGGACCCGCACGGACTGGAGCTCACCGTCCGGGACGCCGCGGACCTGGCCGCCGCGGATCTCGTCGTGCACCTGCCGGGAGGCTTCCAGCCGGCCGCCGACGCGGCCGTGGCGGACGTCGAGCCCGGCCGGCTGCTCGACGCGACGGACGCGGCCGACCTGCGGGGCGAGGACCCGCACTTCTGGCTCGACCCGACGCGGCTGGCGGCGGTCGGCGACGCGGTCGCCGACCGGCTCGCGGCGATCGACCCGGACGCCGCGCCCGGCTACCGCGCGGACGCGGCCGTGCTCGCGGCCGACCTGGTCGCGCTCGACGAGCGGTA is a genomic window of Cellulomonas fulva containing:
- a CDS encoding metal ABC transporter substrate-binding protein codes for the protein MRTPIRRGSRAATPIAAGALAVGLLAGACAAGGASAQDDDRVHVVVSSYPLQYVAERVGGARVDVVNLTPPSSDPHGLELTVRDAADLAAADLVVHLPGGFQPAADAAVADVEPGRLLDATDAADLRGEDPHFWLDPTRLAAVGDAVADRLAAIDPDAAPGYRADAAVLAADLVALDERYAAALAPCAGATLVTSHQAFGYLAERYGLHQVGVVGVDPEVEPSPARLREVAELVEQHGVRTLYFERAAGPGVTSWLAERAGVGTAVIDPVESHGEDDPDYLEAMGANLDALVGGLACQG
- the dnaG gene encoding DNA primase, whose amino-acid sequence is MAGRIRREDVEAVRERARIEEIVGAHVQLRSAGVGSMKGLCPFHDERSPSFHVRPQVGRYHCFGCGEGGDVIDFVMKVDGLPFAEAVEYLAGRVGLQLRYEEGGPTRPAEEPGRRRRLVEAHKVAEEFYREQLTSPGAAAGRAFLAERGFDRAAAEQFGVGFAPQGWDHLMKHLRGRGFTEPELLASGLVSQGQRGVYDRFRGRLVWPIREVTGETIGFGARRLFDEDSGPKYLNTPETPLYRKSHVLYGLDLAKRDMQRTKQVVVVEGYTDVMAMHLSGVGTAVATCGTAFGSDHTRIVRRLVGDSGSTSGVQLATGASVGGEVIFTFDGDEAGQKAALRAFGEDQTFAAQTFVAVERSGLDPCELRQSRGPDAVRALVAGRQPLFAFVLQATLRSFDLATAEGRVAALRAAAPVVAGIRDAALRPEYTRLLAGWLGMEDQGAVRQAVAAAGRPAAQARGSQAPGRQDPPQRRPQRPADPVTQLERTALEVVLQAPALVPPEFDELAADAFAAPAHRAVHEAVRATGGVGAGRALVGADGSSTAWVGAVLEEAAEAVRPLVTELAVAPLPEDRPEAVADYVRGVVLRLVEVGFTRHIAELRGRLQRMDAAEDPAGYQAAFAELVALEGRRRSLRESA
- the aztD gene encoding zinc metallochaperone AztD, whose amino-acid sequence is MTNTTHPGPRAAARLTRRRAARALALAVPLALLAACGDAADPAATGSSTPGPSTAAGDPTSTPTSTPVATERDAATPRLVLTYDGGLVVLDATSLEPVATLDAEGFTRVNPAGDGRHVLVSTTGGFQVLDAGTWSQAHGDHAHHYTADPALTDLTYAAAEPGHVVVHDGRTALFDDATGHVTVLNSADVADPAAVLREHTTPAAHHGVAVELDDGTLVVSDGTADERTGVRVLDAHGAELTASDACPGVHGEAVAADDAVVVGCEDGVLVVHDAQVTKVDAPDAYGRIGNQAGHESSPIVLGDYKSDPDAELERPTRVALVDTRDAALRLVDLPASYTFRSLARGDDGEAIVLGTDGALHVIDPETGEIVRSVPVVDAWQEPEDWQQPRPAVRVHAGTAYVTDPAARAVHAVDVQTGEVWRSVELDVVPNEIAVVTGDVPPSAHGGALPDEHAHDEHAHDEHAHDEHAHEND